The genome window GGACCTTCTGGCCCCTCTCGGCACCGGCTTCGACCTGGGCGATCCGGACGAAGAGAAGATTCTCGTGGGCGGAGGCATCGGTATCGCCCCGCTCTACTATCTGGCCAAAAAGCTGGTGGAGCACTCGCGGGTCCGTTTCTTTCTGGGCGGCAGGACCCGGGACGACATCCTTTGCGTGACCGAGTTCGAACGGCTCGGCGTGGAAACCTACGTGGCGACCGACGACGGCACCCTCGGCGACCGGGGCTTCGTGACGGACGTCATGGAGCGCCACATCCGGGGCGCGGCGGGCAGGAGAACCATCTATGCCTGCGGCCCCATGCCCATGCTTCAGGCCGTGGCCGGCATCGCCGAGCGAACCGGCGTATCCTGTCAGGTTTCCCTTGAAGCGTATATGGCATGCGGCATGGGGGCGTGCCTTGGTTGCGTGGTGAAGGGGAAGGAGCATTCCGACGAGTCGCCGGACTACCGTTGCGTGTGCAAGGATGGCCCGGTTTTCGCCTTTGATCAGTTGAAATGGGTATAGCGCCCCGGAGCGAGGAGCACTAATGCAGAAACCTGACCTTTCCGTTGATGTTGCGGGTATCACGCTGAGAAACCCGGTCATGACCGCTTCGGGAACCTTTGGCTACGGCGAGGAGTTCTCGGAGTACGTGAACCTGGAGGCCATCGGCGCCATCATTACCAAGGGGCTGTCCCTGAGGCCCAAGGCCGGCAATCCGACCCCGCGCATCGTTGAAACCACCGGCGGAATGCTGAACGCCATCGGTTTGCAGAATGTGGGCATTGATGCCTTTATCGAAAAAAAGGTGCCTTTTTTCCGCACGGTTGCCACGCCGGTCATTGTCAACTTTTTCGGAAACACCCTTGAAGAATACGCCGAGCTCGCCGAGCGCCTGGACCGGATACCCGAAGTGGCCGCCGTTGAAATCAACATCTCGTGCCCGAACGTCAAACATGGCGGGATCGTTTTCGGCACAGACCCCAAGGCCGCCTATTCGGTGGTAAAGGCCGTGCGGGAGTCCACCATCAAGCCGGTGATCGTCAAGTTGTCGCCCAATGTGACCGACATCGTGGAGATGGCCTGGGCCTGTGCCGATGCGGAAGCCGACGCACTTTCCCTTATTAATACCCTCACCGGCATGGCCATTGATCTGGACAAGCGCCGTCCAATCCTGGCCAACGTGACCGGTGGCCTCTCCGGGCCGGCGGTGAAACCGATCGCGCTGCGCATGGTCTGGCAGGTTGCCAGGGCGGTGAAGATTCCGGTTATCGGCATCGGGGGCATCATGACCGGCATCGATGCTCTGGAGTTCATGCTTGCCGGCGCAACGGCCGTGCAGGTTGGCACCGCCAACTTCCTGGATCCGGGCGCTGCGGGCCGGATTGCGGCGGAAATGGAGCGGTACTTGGCGGATAACGGTATCGCCGATGTC of Geobacter anodireducens contains these proteins:
- a CDS encoding dihydroorotate dehydrogenase, which produces MQKPDLSVDVAGITLRNPVMTASGTFGYGEEFSEYVNLEAIGAIITKGLSLRPKAGNPTPRIVETTGGMLNAIGLQNVGIDAFIEKKVPFFRTVATPVIVNFFGNTLEEYAELAERLDRIPEVAAVEINISCPNVKHGGIVFGTDPKAAYSVVKAVRESTIKPVIVKLSPNVTDIVEMAWACADAEADALSLINTLTGMAIDLDKRRPILANVTGGLSGPAVKPIALRMVWQVARAVKIPVIGIGGIMTGIDALEFMLAGATAVQVGTANFLDPGAAGRIAAEMERYLADNGIADVKEMIGALEV
- a CDS encoding dihydroorotate dehydrogenase, whose amino-acid sequence is MQFKAMIISNHEVSPGYFRMRVSAPPELADSRPGQFIMVRVRDAIDPLLRRPFGIFDVGTVASEFSGCGPQTYVEMLYKVVGKGTATLSTYHHGDHVDLLAPLGTGFDLGDPDEEKILVGGGIGIAPLYYLAKKLVEHSRVRFFLGGRTRDDILCVTEFERLGVETYVATDDGTLGDRGFVTDVMERHIRGAAGRRTIYACGPMPMLQAVAGIAERTGVSCQVSLEAYMACGMGACLGCVVKGKEHSDESPDYRCVCKDGPVFAFDQLKWV